One Aureibacillus halotolerans genomic window, TGCAGCTGGAGCTGTTGGTAGTTTAGTATGTCAGATTGGAAAATTAAAAGGTGCTCACGTGGTAGGTATCGTGGGATCAGATGAAAAAGCAGCGTATCTCAAAGAATTAGGCGTTGACGCAACAGTGAATTATAAAACAGACGATGTGCCCTCTGCTTTGGAGACCGCCTGTCCAGATGGGATTGACATTTACTTTGATAATGTCGGAGGTCCTGTATCAGACGCTGCCCTTTCACTCATAAATGACGGTGCTCGCATCCCGATTTGCGGTCAAATATCATTATATAACTTACAAAAACAAGACGTTGGGCCTCGCATCCAACCGAACTTACTAGTAAACCGTGCCTTAATGAAAGGATTCATTGTCTCTGATTACGCGCATCGTTACGCGGAAGGCGAAGCCCAACTAACAGAGTGGCTATTGCAAGGTAAGCTGACGTACAGAGAATCTGTTATTGACGGCTTTGAAAACACTGTAGATGCCTTTCTCGGACTCTTTTCAGGCACGAACATCGGCAAGCAGCTTGTGCATGTCGCAGATCCCGTTCGTCACTAAAACCTCATTACATTCACTGGGAAACAAAAAATGCTCATAGCAGACCTGTGCTATGAGCAATCCCAGTTGTATAATACTTGATCAAAGTTGCGGTTTTTTAAGTCCTCTTCACGAATAAAAAAGTTGGCTACGCCACAGTCTCCCCATAAAATGCCCATTGAATAGTCTGTATCTATCTGAAACAATAGGCGCGAATGCGACTGGTGTTCATAGACCCTAGGGTCCTCTTGCGTGAAATACGCGTATCCCCCTATTTTATGTCCCTGCCCTCCGTGGAGATCATTATAGTCCCCCCACGTCGTATCTGCTTCATGTCCGTATTGCTTAAAAAAGTGCCACGCGTCATCGTGAAAGTGTGTTTTAAAGCGAACATCACCGACGGACACCATTTCCTCATCCAAAACGGCGAACAAGGCAATGTCGATATCGTCCTCTTCAAAAGGCGAGCTGTCGATCGTCCTCACAAATGAAAAATCAGACATAAGCTCCTGCTCTTCGAAAAGCTCTTCAAAATACAATACACGGAAATCCTTTTGGCTTAAAGGCTCATCAAAGTCTATTCCGTACACGTCATCGCTGACGGAAATGTAAAACTGAAGAATGCCTTTGTCTGGATAATCTTCAAGCGCAGGAAGTTGTGCGAAGTTCAATTGCGCCAACAGCTTCATTGGAACCCCATGGCTGTCCTCAGGATACGATTCATTGTTTGGAAAATAAGGCGTACCCCCGAATTTGCTATCGTAAGGGCCTGTTTTCGCTAGCACGCCGCGCAAGCGCACGAACGGTAACATCGTCTGCTCAAATTGTTCTCGATACGTTTCTAACACTTTAGGCAATGCCAGTTGTTTTTTCATTTTTCTTCCCACCTTTGCCACCAACATCTCTGTGTATCTTACATGCCTACAAGGCACCCTGCAAGCTTCAAGGTGTTTTGTTACATTTTCTCTGGCGCCTGAATTCCCAACAGTTTCAGCCCATCCTCTAACACAGTGGCAACTGTCCACACAATCGTCAAACGTGTAGCTTTGTTCGCAGAATCGTCGATGATACGCACTTGGCTATAAAATGTGTTGAACGCTTTTGCCAATGAAAGCAGATGCCTTGCGATGAGTGAAGGATCTGTCTGCTGCCACGCTTGCTTAATTTTTGCTGGCCATTCTTCCAATGCTTTAACGATCGGCCATGCCTCCTCGTCAATTTCTGTTATTGTATGCTGATCAGCTTCGCTCCATCCCCCTTTTTCTAACAGCGTTTTTGCTCTAGCAAAGGTGTACTGAAGATACGGACCTGTTTCACCTTCAAAGGTAAGCATCTGCTCCAGAGAAAATTCCACATCATTTTGGCGATAATGCTTTAAATCATGGAAGATCAGCGCCCCAACAGCAACCTTTTCGGCCACCTTTTCCATCTCAAATAAATGAGGCGTTCTTGCTTGGATCGAGGCGAGCGCGCGATTTTTCGCCTCATCTAGAACGTCTTCTAGCATGACGACGTGCCCCTTTCTCGTGGACATTTTTTTCCCACCAGATAAAAGCAGTCCAAAAGAGACATGCTCCACTTGGTCTGCCCAAGAGGCACCCATCTTTTTTAGCACCTCCTTCACTTGAACAAAATGAAGCGCCTGCTCCTGCCCTACCACATACAACATTCGTGTTGGTTCATAGGACGTGTGACGATCAAACGCCGCCGCCAAATCTCTCGTAGCGTACAATGAAGCGCCATCCTTTTTTTGAATAAGACAAGGGGGCACCTCACCATCCAAGCGAACAACTGAAGCCCCTTGAGACTCTTCTAGCAAACCTTTGCTTTTAAGCTCATTCACAATTGGTTTCATTTTGTCGTTATAATAGGCCTCGCCTCGCACAAGATCAAAGCTCACATTAAGTCGTTGATACAAGTGATTAAACGACTCTAAAGACAGCTCACGAAACCAGCGCCAAAGCGCCAACGCATCTGCATCCCCTGCTTCGAGCTTTACGAACCACTGTCTGCCTGCATCCTCCAACTCAGGAGTATGTTTTGCCTCCTTGTGAAAACGAACATACATCTGAAACAAGGCACGAATGGGGTCTGCTTTCGTATCATACTCCGTATGCCATAATGTATATGCTGCAATGAGCTTACCGAATTGCGTCCCCCAATCGCCAATATAATTAATGCGGATGGGCATATAGCCATTTTTTTCAGCAAGTCGAGCTATAGATTGCCCTATGACCGTTGAGCGAAGATGCCCCATTGAAAAAGGCTTTGCAATGTTCGGAGACGAAAAATCAATCGGAACGTTTGCGTTGTTCCCAGAGCTGTTTGAGCCGTAGGTGCTTCCATTGTCCAATATCTGTTTCAGCACTTGATTCGCAATGATATTGCGATGAAAGAGCACATTGACATACCCGCCTACAGCAACGACGCGCTTAATCCAAGGATGGTGAAGGCGCTCAGCAAGCTCCGAAGCAATCACTGTCGGTGCTTTCCTTTGTTGTTTAGCCAAGATAAAGCATGGAAAGGCCAAATCTCCATGCCCAGCTTGTTTCGGGGTCTCTATCAGCTGATAGACGTCATCTAAAGTTACATTTTCCGCAACCGCCTCTTGTACGACCGTACTCCAAATCGTTTTCAATGATTCCATTTGCCCAACCCTTTCTGCACGCAAAAAACCCCCATCTCAATAAAGAGACGGGGGTCCGTGGTGCCACTCTTATTGGAAAGATCATCAAATAAATCTTTCCCACTTCCTAGTCGATAACGCGACTAACGTCAAGCCCTACTTTCTTCAGACGTTCAGGCCTGCTTCTCCAGAGTCCGGTTCACTGCTGGTTCATGACTGGGCTCTCACTCTCCCCAATTCGCTAAGCATGCGCCAAACAGCTACTCTCTCTTTCGTTGACATTTTAGATAAAATTTCTGAAATTATACCAAGGCTGATCCTGAACGTCAATAGTCCTTTGCCATTTACCGTGGGGTTTTCGGAAATGCTGGCGGCGTCTTGCTTTGTTTCGCCAGCTTTTGATACACCTCTCTATACGTCCAGCCTGAAGCACTCAGTTGAGTACGATTGTTTTTAGTGGAAACGGTTGCCGTATACGTCTTCATTTTAGATCACTTCTCCTTTTCGTTTAAAGAAAATAAAATCCGATCGCTAAAATAATATACGCCCCAAGCAATAGCGCTCCTTCAAACCAATTCGTATCGCCATCGTTGGTCACTGAAATCACAAGAAATATAGAAACGATCATTGCAATAAGTTCAGGTATTGTAAACACCAGGGCCATTGGTTGTCCAATCAGAAATGACAAAAACACAAGCAGTGGTACAACAAACATTGCAATCTGTATCGTTGACCCTAAAGCAATTTCAATGGCGACATTCATGCGATTTTTGTACGCCATTAAGACGGCTGACGCGTGTTCCGCAGCATTCCCGATGATGGCGACGAGAATAATCCCAATAAAAAGTTCACTCCATCCAAACGTTCTCGCCACATCCTCTAATGTATGTACGAGCTGCTCGGAAATGTACGCGACCGCTGCCGTAGTTAATCCAAGTATGATGGTCGCTTTACGCGCTGACCACTCTGGGGTTTCTTCCTCTTCAGGTTCATCACCTGGCTGAGAATAAACACCTCGATGAGTCACTAGCCGGAAAATAAGAGCTAAAGCATAAAATACGATTAACACAATAGAGATGGCAATGCTCATTGTATAGGTTGTTTCCTCTGATACTTGTTGTGAAAAAATCTCTGGAATAACAAACGCGACGAGCACTGCAAAAATTAGCAGCCCAGAGTGATGACGCGCATCATGCACATTAAAGGTTTGGCGTTTGAATCTTAATCCCCCAACAAAAAAGGATAACCCTGCAACAAGTAACAGATTCCCAATAACAGAACCAGTGAGGGAGGCAAGGACCACATTCACAAGCCCCGCCTGCAAAGCAAAAATCGAGATAATTAATTCCACGGCGTTGCCGAACGTGGCGTTGAGCAAACCACCCAGCCTTGGACCGGTGACGATTGCCAAGCTCTCCGTTGCCCTGCCAATATAGGCAGATAACGCAACAATCGTTAAAGAATAGACGATAAACATTAGCGTAGAGGACAGATAGAAGCTACCCAGAACTGAAAATGGGACACCAATACAAACCATCCAAAAAAACACACGATTCAATTTGAGGACTTCCTTTCATTTCATGGCGATCATCCACCATACTTCTGATTTACCCGTTTTACATAAAATCTAACATTTTTTTGCCTATTAATTGGGCACCGCACCGGAAAGCACCAGTAAAAGTTCATCTACAGAAGACGACATTTCACACTCATACCACGATCCTTCAACATCTTTCAAAAGGACCCAAGGCTTTTTTTCCTCCGGAATAACGACGACAAGCTGAATGACTTGGCCGCTAAACGACGTATTGTCTATAACAACAGGCGGCATAAACGGAATACGCACTAAAACGCCATCCCTAGGCAACCTTGATGCAGAATCAATTTTTTTATACGCTGTGAACGATGTAAACAATCGCAAGCTGGCCCTTTGAACTAGCTCCCCGTTGGCCCACACCTCCTCCACTCCACTCGTCAAGTGAAGCATACGTACTGGTGGGATCTCATGGCTTCTTGCCGCGGAAGCCTGGGAAACGTCAAAAGACCACAGCCAGAGAACAGCCATAGCAATGACAAGCCCTTTCATCTTCCCAATCAACTCCTTTACAAGTAGGATTGCCCAAGTAAAAAAGAAGTATGTGATTGATTGAATTTACTTGCGGGCTTGACGCCCAAGGCACGCTTACCAACTCACACACCTATTAACCACTACACCAAAAAAAGAACCCACGTGTGAGTTCCTTAAAATCGTTCCAATTGATCTACCTTAGCGGTCCACTGACCTTGCCCTAGGATGCCTTGATGATGCTTCGTCATTTGCAGATGAAGGGAGCCAGACAACACTTTTGGGTCGCCAGTTTGCTTATCTGTAGTAAAGGAATCCATAATAACTTGAACGTCATAGTCCGGCCCCTGACCATCATTCACAAAAATAAAATGATCTGGCGCAGGTAAGTTATGCGCTTCGGTATACTCATAATAATAGCGTAGCTGTTCATAATCTGCGGTAGACATGGACTCTGGTTGCACGCCTTGTTGCACCATAGACAACATATGTCGCGCTTCCTGTTCGGGAGAATCCTGAACGTAGACAACGCCAACAAATAAAATAGCCCCTAGCAAAACCATGCCGAGAAGCATTTCTAATCCTGCTTTCATTTGGTTCACCTCATGTCTTTGTTTTGTAAGCTTTTGTTCATGCAGTTTCGCATGAAAGCCACTAAAGACACGGTCGTTCTAACTGGCCGTGAGAATAGTGCTCCTCTGTTAATGGAAAGCTATTGTACACCCATAGCATTCTTTTTACAAGTGTTATGCTTCCCAATGCAAGCTGCCTATATTCTCATTTCTTAAAACATGCCGAGCTGTTCGTATACATCCTGCAGCGTTCTCACAGATCCTCTTTCAAAGCTGGACACACTGTTGCACCAGAGCGTGGCCGTCACTTTCGCGTCCTCAAGGGCATGATGCCTATGCTCAATCTCAATGCCTGCTGCTTGACAGCACTCGTCAAGTGTCGTTAATTCTGCAGATTGATACGCCAGTCTAGCAAGCCACATCGTATCGACAATACGTCGCTTGAAGCCCATTCCCCACGTGTCTAAAAACGCCGCCTCCATAAATCGCTTTTCATGTCCTGCATGGTGAGCGACCAATACATCGGTACCAACAAAAGAGAGAAACGATGCGAGCACATCCTTTATTGCTGGAGAATCGAGCAATTCTTCATGCGTAAGCCCCGTCAACTCAGCGATTTCTGGCGCAAGCGGCTCTTCGTATAAGACCGTTGAATAAAAGGTGTCGTCTGTACATTCGCCGTTTCTCACTTTAATCGCACCGATGGACAGAATGACATCGCCTTTGTCTGGCCAAAACCCAGTCGTCTCAAAGTCAAACACCGTCAACTCCAGCTGCTTAAGAGGCACCGATAACGTTTCATGGCGTTTCATCTCTCGTTGGAGCTTGCGTACAAAGGCGGCATGACTAGGATTGGTTTCTGATAAGGAAGAAAACCCACGCCCTCCGAAGCGACGCATCATATCAGAAATTCGTTGAAATGGCATGGGAGGAGCACCCTTTCCTTACTTTTTGATGAATTTGCTGATGAATACGTCCAGCTTCTTTGAGCAAATGCTTGAGCTGTTTCTTGTCTTCCTTCCCTAACGATTTCACATCGACGTAATGGACATCCTCATAGGCACTGTTTGCTTCTTTTAAACGCAAGCGAAGGGCTAACAGGTTTTCGTAATCGGTACGCCACCTCGGCAAATCTGTATTGCCAGGAAAGCGACGACTTAACTGCTCTAAACGGTCTAAGGTTGAGGTTTCCAGCAATGCCTCTTCAATCGCCATCAAACGAACACTATTGATAAAAGGGAGCAGCGCTGTTTCTTTTAATTGCAGTGCTCCGGTATGTGGTCCATGGTCTTCCGGCAACAGCTGATCAAAGACACCCATTGCTTTTTTTCGTTTGCGCGTGTTTTCCTCCATTCGGCACAACACGTCCTGCTTTTGAAGCACACGCTTGAACACATGGCCTTTGCTCCTGGCAAGCAAAGTATCGTCACCTAAAACTGTGCGTCCATCCATGAAAATGATTAAATGACGAATTGTTTCCCACGCACTCTCATTCATCCAATATTCGAGCTGTTCAAACCAACCTGCTTCAGATTTGCACCAGCGTGGATAGGAGCTCATTACCTTTCCTTCACAGTAAGGGTACCCAAGCTCGTACAAGCCATCACTTAGCTCTTTTCCAAGCCCCAGAAAATACTCTTCATGCCCCTCTTCAGTGAAGACAATACCATGATCCTGATCACTCGCTGACGCCTGTTCCATTCGTCCCGCACTTCCCATCACAAACCAGTTAAACGCCACAGGCGGCTCCCCGTAAACGCGCGAAAAGCGGCCGAGTGCCGCCTCCGCCGTTCGCGTCAAAACATGATCATGAAGTTCTCGAAGCTTTGCAGGATGATAAGCCGCTTCACTCAACTGCTCATCACGCCAGATCCTGATCTCTTCGTATACATCTGGAGTGTCAGTCACAAGCAAAACTCCTCTCCATAGCTAGCCTTTAAATGAATTCCCTTGTGGTGCCGAAGTTGCTGATTCTTTTGATGCAGCTTGCTCGACAACGGCTTGCATAGACTCTGGATAACCGTAACTGCCATGCTCAGCCATATCAAGACCCATAATTTCTTCCTCTTCAGATACTCTCAAGCCACCAAGAACAGCTTTCAAGACTAGTAGCAGGACAAAGGCAACGCCAAACGCGTAAAGCGCTGAAACGCCAACACCCGTTGCTTGCACGAGCAACTGCTCGAATCCGCCTCCATAGAAAAGACCTGCACGCCCACCATTGGCAGCCGCCAATTCTGGTGTTGCGAAAAATCCAGTGGATAATGTGCCCCACACACCTGCCATACCGTGAACAGAGAGGGCAAAAATCGGATCATCAATGTTTAATTTTTCAAACAATATCATACTATAGTAAACCAAAATACCGGCAACGAGTCCAATGATAATAGCACCAAGAGGTGAAACGAATGCACAGGATGCTGTAATGGCGACGAGACCAGCAAGTGCTCCATTGAGCATCGTTGGTACATCAGACTTTCCAGCACTCATCCAAGAGACAGCAAGTGCTCCTATCGCCCCTACGCCTGCTGCAATGTTCGTGACAAGCGCAACATAGCCGAAGAAGCCATCATCTACACCGAGCGTGCTTCCTGCATTAAAACCAAACCAACCGACCCATAGAATTAATACCCCTAAAGCCGTAAACACTTGGTTGTGACCAAACAATTGATTCGGTGAACGGTCCTTATTGTATTTGCCAAGACGAGGTTTTAAAAGAAGCGTCGCTGCCAACGCGGCCATCGCACCGGTTAAATGCACAACGGTTGATCCAGCAAAATCCTGCTTTCCAAGCGCAGACAACCAGCCGCCTCCCCAGATCCAGTGAGCAATCACCGGGTAAACCAAGACGGAGAACAAGACAGCGAACAGAACGTAGACGGAAAGCTTCGCTCTCTCCGCGAAACCACCGAACGCAATGGTTAAGGAGATGCCCGCAAATGCGGTTTGGAATAGAAAGAACGCAGGTCCAGCAATATCTTGCCCCAGGTCTCCTCCATCGTAGAAGAAGTTAGAAAAGCCGATAAATGCGTTTCCTTCTCCGAAAATCAAGCCATAGCCTAGCGCCCAGAAGACTATAGAGGAAATCCCAAACGTAAAGATTGTTTTGCCGGCAATGTGACCAGCATTTTTCATCCTCGTAGAACCAGCCTCGAGCATGATAAATCCGCCTAACATGAAGATGACTAGAATTGCAGAGACGACGACCCAAAGTGTGTTAATGAGCTGTGGTATTTCCAATCCATCCATTCCCCTTTCAATATCATGTTAATTTTCCTCACCTATAAAAGGTAAGTTTTCTAACATCATTATCGTATTTCTTATTTTACGCACAATAAATTTGCTGTCAACCGATTTTAGAAAATTTACGCCTTTATTTCAATTAGTGTGTCAGGATATCTAACATAAGGGGATCGTTCGTTCCTAAAACTGACTCTTTTTGAATTTTAATATCGAAAGTAGTTTTGTATTTCCGACTTAACATTACAAAAATCACCTCATTCTCCCTTTTCTAGGACTACCGCCTCACGGATATGTCTCATTACATGTAGGACTCCAGACTCTGCAACAATTCCCTTAAACGCCTATCATTAAAAACAAAAGAAGCTATCCCTAAGATCATTGCTGTGATCTTAGGGATAGCTTCTCTCGGTCAAGGAATATTGGATTCTGATAAGATGGGATTCGCCCACTCCATTAGAACGGCGTACCCTTTTGACTGGTCATCATCGATATAATCCGGCAGTAATTTTATCGGGCGCCGACCACTTTTCATTAGCATCGTGACAATCGGATCAGTTCTCTTGCCTGAGAGAATGTCCTCCAGGTATTCATGAGGCGTGAGTTGATCAGCCACTTTTGCATACCCTGGCATTCGCACACCTCCGAACAGCTTTTTTAAGCGATAGGCGGTTGTAACCTCGTACAATGAACTCATAAGCTTGCTTCCGATTCCTTGCCCCCTAAATTCAGGGCTTACACAAAGGTCGACCACATAAAGCGCATCGCCTTGTGGATTATGGTTTCGAATCATGCCATCATCGGTTATCGTCGCCCATGTGTGCTCTGCATAATCCTCTTCTCTAACAATCAAGCTTGTAATAGATCCCACAAGCTTTCCATCCACTTCTGCACATAAAGCACCGTCAGGAAATAGCGTTACATGATTTTGAAGCTGTTCAACATCCCAGTGAAGCTCAGACGGGAATGGCGGTGGAAAGCACTCTTCTTGCAGACGAATTAACCCTTCAAAATCGGGCGGTGTATAGGTCCTGATTGTCCCAAAAGTAGGCGTGTTGCCCGGGTAAAAATAAAGCTCTTTATAAAATATATGTCCCATCTCCTTTACCGTACATAAATGCCTCGTTTCCATTGTAACAGAATTGGGAAGGATGGTGCCTTTAATGTCTTCCTAAAGAATACAGATTGACAACCCTTTCACCCGAGCGTAATGTACGTTTAGTATGATGTAAGGGAGGATTGCTTCGTGCGACACTGATCTTCAAACACCATACAGAAAAATTATTTAACAAGGATTTGTCCATTTCATCCTTTATTATTGACGCCATGCTTATTCTTCTTGCTAATGTGCTGCAAAGGTCCTACACAAGGCAAACGGAACAGTGGCTATTAGGTTCTTCTTCAATAGCAAATTCGGACATTATTCAGTTTCTGACGCAAAACGTCAACGATCGGGAAGCAATCGAGCACACTTTTATCGACAATTTAAAAAGGTGTTTGATATGTCACAGGCTAAATTGAGAAAAGGGAAATAGCGTCATGATTTACGGAAAATCAGAAGATCCACAGGTGTAGGCAAAGCTAGTGCCCTCATAATAGACAAGCAGCCATACGCTCGCTTTCCGCGGGCGAACTGCGAGCCTCCTCGGCGCGTTTTCACGCGCGCTGTGGGGTCTCGCTTAGCTCGCTGTTCCCGCAGGAGTTTCGCTAGTGGCAGCTTTTGGTTAAACCCTGTTTTAATTTTTGGTAAAATAGCAGGAGCAATATCATATATGGGGGTTGCAAATGGTACACAAACGCACATTGCACGTTTTCTACGACTTGT contains:
- the argS gene encoding arginine--tRNA ligase, with protein sequence MESLKTIWSTVVQEAVAENVTLDDVYQLIETPKQAGHGDLAFPCFILAKQQRKAPTVIASELAERLHHPWIKRVVAVGGYVNVLFHRNIIANQVLKQILDNGSTYGSNSSGNNANVPIDFSSPNIAKPFSMGHLRSTVIGQSIARLAEKNGYMPIRINYIGDWGTQFGKLIAAYTLWHTEYDTKADPIRALFQMYVRFHKEAKHTPELEDAGRQWFVKLEAGDADALALWRWFRELSLESFNHLYQRLNVSFDLVRGEAYYNDKMKPIVNELKSKGLLEESQGASVVRLDGEVPPCLIQKKDGASLYATRDLAAAFDRHTSYEPTRMLYVVGQEQALHFVQVKEVLKKMGASWADQVEHVSFGLLLSGGKKMSTRKGHVVMLEDVLDEAKNRALASIQARTPHLFEMEKVAEKVAVGALIFHDLKHYRQNDVEFSLEQMLTFEGETGPYLQYTFARAKTLLEKGGWSEADQHTITEIDEEAWPIVKALEEWPAKIKQAWQQTDPSLIARHLLSLAKAFNTFYSQVRIIDDSANKATRLTIVWTVATVLEDGLKLLGIQAPEKM
- the cax gene encoding calcium/proton exchanger, which codes for MNRVFFWMVCIGVPFSVLGSFYLSSTLMFIVYSLTIVALSAYIGRATESLAIVTGPRLGGLLNATFGNAVELIISIFALQAGLVNVVLASLTGSVIGNLLLVAGLSFFVGGLRFKRQTFNVHDARHHSGLLIFAVLVAFVIPEIFSQQVSEETTYTMSIAISIVLIVFYALALIFRLVTHRGVYSQPGDEPEEEETPEWSARKATIILGLTTAAVAYISEQLVHTLEDVARTFGWSELFIGIILVAIIGNAAEHASAVLMAYKNRMNVAIEIALGSTIQIAMFVVPLLVFLSFLIGQPMALVFTIPELIAMIVSIFLVISVTNDGDTNWFEGALLLGAYIILAIGFYFL
- a CDS encoding DUF294 nucleotidyltransferase-like domain-containing protein, translating into MTDTPDVYEEIRIWRDEQLSEAAYHPAKLRELHDHVLTRTAEAALGRFSRVYGEPPVAFNWFVMGSAGRMEQASASDQDHGIVFTEEGHEEYFLGLGKELSDGLYELGYPYCEGKVMSSYPRWCKSEAGWFEQLEYWMNESAWETIRHLIIFMDGRTVLGDDTLLARSKGHVFKRVLQKQDVLCRMEENTRKRKKAMGVFDQLLPEDHGPHTGALQLKETALLPFINSVRLMAIEEALLETSTLDRLEQLSRRFPGNTDLPRWRTDYENLLALRLRLKEANSAYEDVHYVDVKSLGKEDKKQLKHLLKEAGRIHQQIHQKVRKGCSSHAISTNF
- a CDS encoding YwqG family protein; its protein translation is MKKQLALPKVLETYREQFEQTMLPFVRLRGVLAKTGPYDSKFGGTPYFPNNESYPEDSHGVPMKLLAQLNFAQLPALEDYPDKGILQFYISVSDDVYGIDFDEPLSQKDFRVLYFEELFEEQELMSDFSFVRTIDSSPFEEDDIDIALFAVLDEEMVSVGDVRFKTHFHDDAWHFFKQYGHEADTTWGDYNDLHGGQGHKIGGYAYFTQEDPRVYEHQSHSRLLFQIDTDYSMGILWGDCGVANFFIREEDLKNRNFDQVLYNWDCS
- a CDS encoding GNAT family N-acetyltransferase, producing the protein MGHIFYKELYFYPGNTPTFGTIRTYTPPDFEGLIRLQEECFPPPFPSELHWDVEQLQNHVTLFPDGALCAEVDGKLVGSITSLIVREEDYAEHTWATITDDGMIRNHNPQGDALYVVDLCVSPEFRGQGIGSKLMSSLYEVTTAYRLKKLFGGVRMPGYAKVADQLTPHEYLEDILSGKRTDPIVTMLMKSGRRPIKLLPDYIDDDQSKGYAVLMEWANPILSESNIP
- a CDS encoding ammonium transporter produces the protein MEIPQLINTLWVVVSAILVIFMLGGFIMLEAGSTRMKNAGHIAGKTIFTFGISSIVFWALGYGLIFGEGNAFIGFSNFFYDGGDLGQDIAGPAFFLFQTAFAGISLTIAFGGFAERAKLSVYVLFAVLFSVLVYPVIAHWIWGGGWLSALGKQDFAGSTVVHLTGAMAALAATLLLKPRLGKYNKDRSPNQLFGHNQVFTALGVLILWVGWFGFNAGSTLGVDDGFFGYVALVTNIAAGVGAIGALAVSWMSAGKSDVPTMLNGALAGLVAITASCAFVSPLGAIIIGLVAGILVYYSMILFEKLNIDDPIFALSVHGMAGVWGTLSTGFFATPELAAANGGRAGLFYGGGFEQLLVQATGVGVSALYAFGVAFVLLLVLKAVLGGLRVSEEEEIMGLDMAEHGSYGYPESMQAVVEQAASKESATSAPQGNSFKG
- a CDS encoding exonuclease domain-containing protein, coding for MPFQRISDMMRRFGGRGFSSLSETNPSHAAFVRKLQREMKRHETLSVPLKQLELTVFDFETTGFWPDKGDVILSIGAIKVRNGECTDDTFYSTVLYEEPLAPEIAELTGLTHEELLDSPAIKDVLASFLSFVGTDVLVAHHAGHEKRFMEAAFLDTWGMGFKRRIVDTMWLARLAYQSAELTTLDECCQAAGIEIEHRHHALEDAKVTATLWCNSVSSFERGSVRTLQDVYEQLGMF
- a CDS encoding NADP-dependent oxidoreductase; amino-acid sequence: MELKNEQLLLINRPSGLPTKEDFSFEQLDTPVLGEGEVIVRTLYLSVDPYMRGRMNDTKSYVPPFQLDQAISGGLIGEVTETATDTFAVGDLVTGILPFRRVNAVKESLLRKITSDPLPPSVFLGPLGMTGLTAYFGLLDIGNPSEGDTLVVSGAAGAVGSLVCQIGKLKGAHVVGIVGSDEKAAYLKELGVDATVNYKTDDVPSALETACPDGIDIYFDNVGGPVSDAALSLINDGARIPICGQISLYNLQKQDVGPRIQPNLLVNRALMKGFIVSDYAHRYAEGEAQLTEWLLQGKLTYRESVIDGFENTVDAFLGLFSGTNIGKQLVHVADPVRH